ACTGCGCCAGCTCGACCCCGTCGCCCGGGTCGAGGTTGCGGCCGATCGCGCGCACCTGCTGGCCGAAGTAGCCGTGGACCTGGAGACGCCCGTCGAAGTACTCGAAGGCGCCCGCCGGCGCACCCGCGAGCCCCATGCTCCCGACGGCGAGCCACAGCGCGGACAGCGCGCACCGCGCCGTCCCCGCGCGCGCACGCAAGCCACCCCTCGCCGCGCCGGCTCCCGTTGCGCCGGACCCCGTCGCGACGGCCTCGGTCACGCCGGCTCCCGTCGCGCCGGACCCCGTCGCGACGGATGCGTTCTGCGCGTACACCGCTCCCTCCCCGTGCTCGGACCCCGGCGCATCATCGCAGCTCCGGCAGGGCGCGGACAACGGAAAAACCGATCCCCCGCCGCTTTCCGCTCAACCTTCCGCGCCGGGTCCGTACCGGATCTCGATCACGACGTAGGTGACGGGACCCTTCGGGCGCTCGAGCGTGAAGGCATCGCCTTCCGCCCGGCCGAGCAGCGCGCGCCCGATCGGGGAATCCATGCTGATGCGGCCGCTCGCAGCGTCGAACTCGTCGGGGCCGACGAGGCGAAATTCCGAGACGGCGCCGTCCGCGTCTTCGAGCTTCACCCACGCGCCGAAGTACACGCGATCGGGGCTGTCGCTGCGCGGCTCGACGATCGTCAGCTCCTCGAGTCGCTTGCCCAGGAACTCGATGCGGCGGTCGATCTCGCGCAGTCGCTTCTTGCCGTAGATGTACTCGGCGTTCTCCGAGCGGTCGCCGTGCGCGGCGGCTTCCGACACCTCGCGCGTGACGCGCGGGCGCTCCTCGCGCCACAGCCGTTCGAGCTCGGCGCGCAGCCGCTCGTAGCCTTCCGGCGTGATGTAGCGCCTGGCCTCCGGCACGGAGCCACGATGGGCTCCCCGGCGCGGCGCGTCAACGCGGCGTGCGGCCAGCGCCGCCCCCCCCTCCGGGGTCTGCGGAGCGCTTCCCGCGGCTCGGAGACTGCGATCCGCGCCGCGCGCGAAGATCACGCTTGGCGAGCGGCTCCCGACTCGACTACAAACGCGAACCGGCTTCGTGGAGATCCCCTTGCCGCATCCGGTCGTGCTCCAGGAGCTCCGCCTGCTCGAGGACGTGCTGCGCGCCCTCGCCGAGGAGCCCGGACGCGACGACGCCGCCGAGGAGTCGATCGTCCGCGAGCTCGAGCGGGTGCGGGCGCTCCTGCTCTCCGGCGAGGAGCAGAAGGACCGGCTCGCGCTGCTCGAGCAGTGGGATCGGGGCAGCGCGCTCCTGCGGCAGCTACGCGCCTCGCGCGCGACGCCGCGTGTGAACCGCAGCTCGCCCTACTTCGCGCACATGCGCCTGCTCGAGGACGGCCGCACGCGCGACGTCTGCCTCGGCCGCGCGACCTGCGTGCGCAGTGGCGTGCGCATCGTCGACTGGCGCAACGCGCCGATCTCGCGGCTCTTCTACCGCTACCGGCAGGGCGAGTCCTACGAGGAGGAGCTCGCCGGCCGCGTCGTGTCCGGCGAGGTCGCCGCCCGGCGCACGGTCGCGATCCGGGGCGGCCTGCTCGAGCGCGTGGATGCGCCGGAAGGAAGCTGGGTCCGCGCGCCCGGCGCCGCGCGGACCCCCGGGTCGGACGAGGCCTGGAAGCAGGTGGCGGAGCGGGCGCCGCGCCTGTCCGGCGGCGCCGGCAGCGCGCTGCGCGCGCGCGGCGTAGCGCCCGGCGCGCGCCGCCTCGGCACCGACCCGGGCGGCGCGGCCCAGCGCGCCGACAAGCACCTGCCCGAGATCGCGGGCCTGCTCGATCCGGCGCAGTTCGACCTGATCTCGCGCCCCGGGCCGGGCTGCCTCGTCGTGCGCGGCAGCGCGGGCTCGGGCAAGACGACGGTGGCGCTGCACCGGATCGCGTATCTCGCCTACGACGAGCCCCGGATCGACTCGCCCGACACGGTGTTCCTGACGCTCTCGCCGGCCCTGTGCGACTACGTGGGCACGCTGCTGCCGAGCCTGGGCATCGGGCGGGTGCGCGTGGAGACCTTCCCCGAGTGGGCCGCACGCCACCGCCGGCGGCTCTTCCCGCGCCTGCCGACCACGCACCGCATCGACACGCCCGACGCGGTCCGCCGCCTCAAGCAGCACCCGGCGATCGGCCGGGTGCTCGCGGCGCAGGTGGCCCGCACGCCCGGTCCCGCCGCCGTCGAGCAGGCGCTCGACGACTGGGCCAGCGCGCTGACCGACGCGGCCCTGCTCGGCACGCTGCTCGACCCGCCGCTCGCGGCCGGGGACCTGCGCGCCGCCGTCGACTGGTGTCGCGTGCGGCAGGAGGAGCTGTTCGCCTTCCTCGAAGGCGAGGAGGAGGCGGTCGCCGAGATCGACGCCGAGGACGACGCGCTCCTGCTGCGCGCCTGGCAGCTGCGGGTGGGCCCGATCCCGGCCGGCGCGCCCGGGGGCGGCGCCTCCTCTTCCGCCCGCCCCGCCTCCGCCCCGGGTGCGCTCCGCTACCGGCACGTCGCCGTCGACGAGGCGCAGGACTGGGCGGCGATCGAGCTCCACGTCGTCGCCGGCTGTCTCGCCGAGCCGGCGAGCCTCACGCTCGCGGGCGACCCCCATCAGCGCATCGCGAGCCCGTTCGCGGCCGCGGACTGGGAGACGCTCGCGACCGAGCTCGGCCTGCCCTCGGCCGAGGTCGAGACGCTGCGCACCAGCTACCGCTCGACCGCCGAGATCATGGGCTTCGCGCGCGCGGTGCTCGGCCCGCTCTGGGAGGACGACGCGCCGCCGCGGGCCGTGCGCTCGGGCCCTCCCGTGGAGGTGTTCGCGTTCGCGGACTCCGGGGCGTGCGTGGCGTTCCTCGCCGACGCGCTGCGCCAGCTCGTCCGGGAGGAGCCGCTCGCCTCGGTGGCGATCCTGGCGCCGGACGCGGACCAGGCGGCGCTCTACTACGACGGCCTCGAGACCTCCGAGGTGCCCCGCCTGCGGCGCGTCGAGGCCGGCCGCTTCGCCTTCGCGCCGGGCATCGAGGTGGCCGAGATCGAGCAGGCCCGGGGCCTCGAGTTCGACTACGTCGTCCTCGTGGACGTCTCCGCGGCCAGCTTCGCCGACACGCCCCGCAGCCGCCGGCTCTTCCACGTCGGGGCCACCCGGGCGATCCATCAACTCTGGGTCACCCACGCCGGACCGGGATCCCCCCTGCTGGAGACCTGATCGACCGATCCCCCACCCCTCTCGCTTATCCCCCAGGGGATCATCCTGTCATCTCGGTCGCCGGGCCCGGGAGGCCGATCGGCTAGGATCCGTCCGTCCCGATCGGGCGGGGTGGGGGAGGCACGCGATGACGATCGACCCGCGCCGGCGCCGCCGCTGGGACCCGCTCCGTCCCCCCGTCGCTGCCGGGCTCGCCGCCATCCTGGCGATCGGGCTCGGCGCGCCGATCGCCGCCCGCGCGGCCGATCTCTCCGACCTGGTCGAGCAGGCGCTCCAGGAGCGCCGGGATCGGGACGACGCCCCGGCCGTTCGCCCCGGCCGGGAGGAGGTCGCCCGGAACTGGGACGCCTTCCTGACCGTGGTCATCAAGCGGGCCGGGCACGACGCCCCGCCCGGGGCGCTCCGCGACCAGCTCCTCGGCGTCCTGATCGAGGAACGGCACCACGTCGTCTCGATGCTGACGGACGCCACCGTGGATGGGCCCGAGCTGATGCGGTCGGTCTTCGAGAGCTCCTGGGAGCAGCTCTCGCCCCTGCTCCAGCAGGTGGCAGCCACGCTGCCCGAGGACAGCGCGCGGCGCTACGCGCAGTTCATCGAGGCCGGCGAGCTGATGCGCGCCGCCGAGCGCCTCGGGGTGGCGCGCGACCTGGCCGGCTCCCCGGAGAGCCTCCGCAAGCTCGCCGAGATGCTGCTCGGGGACGAGGGCCGGGATCCGCTCCACTACGACACCGCCGTCGACCCCGAGCTGCGCCGGATCTTCGGCTTCGGCGAGCCGCTCGCCCCCCCGGCGACGAGCCCCCTGCTCGGGCCCGCGCCGGCACCGCCCTCCAGCGCGCGCCTCGCACCCTTCTCGCCCCTGGCGGCCCTCGCGGACTGGCTGGTTCCCCAGGCCTGGGCGGCGCCCCAGCCGGCCGGCGAGCGCTCGCTCCTCGTGGCACGGCTCAACACCTGGATCCCCGGCCGCGAGCAGGAGGTCCGCGAGTACGTCCCGCTCGTGCACGACCTCCTGCGCCTCACCGTCGACGACGCGCTCGGCCCGGCGGTCGCCGAGGCGGACGCGACCGCGGCCCGGGTGTACCCGGACCTGGTGATCGCGACGGCGTGGCAGGAGAGCTGCTGGCGCCAGTTCGTACGCAGCAAGGAGGGCGTGCAGCCGCTCGTCAGCCCGGCCGGCTCGGTGGGTCTCATGCAGATCAACGGGCGCGTCTGGCGCGGCCTCTACGATCCCGCCGGCCTCGAAGGCGACATCGGCTACAACGGCCGGGCCGGCGCGGAGATCCTCTGGCACTACCTGCGCGACTTCGCGCTGCCCGCCGGCGAGCACCTCGGGCCGGGCGGCGCCGACAACCTGGCCCGCGCCACCTACGCCGCCTACAACGGGGGGCCCGGCCACCTGGCGCGCTACCGCAAGGCGAAGACCTCGGCGCACCTGAAGGAGATCGACCAGGAGTTCTGGCGCAAGTACCAGGGGGTCCGGAAGGGGGAGCAGGCCCCGATGCTCTCCTGCTATCCGACCGAACGCTGAGCGCCGCGCGAGGCCCGTCAGCGCGCTCGCGCGAGCCACGGGAGCGACGCCCAGCCCGCCATCAGGCACAGCCCCCCGAGCGGCGTGAGCGGGCCCAGCCAGCGCGGCCCGCCGAGGACGAGCAGGTAGATCGACCCCGAGAAGAGGAGCATGCCCGCGGCGAAGAGCCACGGCGCCGGCCCGAGCGCGCGGCCCCCGCTGCTCCCGAGCAGGGCGAGGGCGAGCAGCGCCACCGCGTGCAGGAGCTGGTAGTGCGCGGCGGTCTGCCAGGAGGCCACCTGCTCGAGCGGCACGCGCGCGCGCAGGCCGTGGGCCCCGAACGCGCCGGCGGCGACGGCGGTGAGCCCGAAGAGCGCTGCGGCGGCGAGCCAGCCTCGCATCGCGCGCGAGCATAGCGACGCCGCGCGTGGAGGCTGGGGCCACGGCGTCCGGGCACGCGTGCCGTCGCACCCTGGTGACGAGGGACGGCGCGCGACGCCCTTGCGGCCCGCTTCGCGAACGCGAGACTCCGGCCCGGAGGTGTATCCATGCGCCATCGGCTCGTGCCTGTCCGCTCGCCCGCGCCCCCGCGCGCCGTCCTGCTCGGGCTGGTCTTCGTGCTCTTGCCTCTCGCGACGAGCGCCGCGCTCACCGAGGACGACTTCTTCGTCAAGAGCGCCCAGGATCTCGTCGACATCTGCAGCTCCCCCGAGTCGGATCCGCTGAACGACGCGGCGGACCACTTCTGCCAGGGCTTCGTGGTGGGTGCCTGGCAGTATCACCAGGCCCAGGCCGCAGGCCCGAAGGGTGTGCGCCTGGCGTGCCCGCCGGATCCGCCGCCCACGCGCAACGAGGTCGTCACCGGCTTCGTCGCCTGGGCCGGCAAGCACCCGGAGCACATGGCGGAGCCGGCCGTCGACACCTTGTTCCGCTATCTGGTCGAGCTGGCGCCGTGCCCGGGCGCCGAGAAGGGAGGCGCCCAGTGAAGCGCATGCTCGTGGCTCCGATCCTCGTCCTCGTGCTCGCCGCCGGCGGGTGCGCAGGCCTCTCCGAGACCGAACAGCGCACGCTGACCGGCGGCGCGGGCGGGGCGGCCGCCGGCGCCGTGATCGGCGCGCTCGCGGGCAACGCCGGGCTCGGCGCCGCGATCGGTGGCGCGGTCGGTGCCGGTGGCGGCTTCCTCTACGGACGCGGCGTCGAGGCGGGACAGCGGCGCCAGTAGGCCCTCATCGTGCCTTCCCGAGACCGCGCCAGGGCCTGCCCTGGCGCGGTCTTCGCTTGCCCGCGAGATTCCGCCGCGCACCCCTGGCCCGCGGAGGAGTCCCCGTGATCGAGTGGTCCGAATCCCACCAGATGATCCGCGACGCCGTGCGCAAGTTCGTCGAGGCGGAGGTCGTGCCCCGGATCGACGAGCTCGAGCACGGCGACGCACCGCCCTACGAGGTGCTGCGCAAGCTGTTCCGGACCTTCGGCATGGACGAGCTGGCGCGCCAGGGCTTCCGGCAGCGGATCGAGCGCGAGCGCCGCGCCGAGGCCGCGCGCGCCGGCGGCGAGACCCCTGCCGAGGAGGAGCGCAAGCCGCGCGCCGAGGGCGCCGACGCGGCCGCCATGCAGATGATCCCGATCATCGAGCTGTGCCGGTACTGCCCGGGCCTGGTGACCGCGATGGGCGTGTCGGTCGGTCTCACCGCGGCCGCGATCCTGGGCAAGGGCACCGTGGCGCAGAAGGAGCGCTGGGCGCTGCCGCTCCTCACCCTCGAGAAGATCGGCGCCTGGGCGATCACCGAGCCCGCCTCGGGCTCCGACGCCTTCGGCGCGATGCGGGCGACGGCCCGCCGCGACGGCGACGGCTACCGGCTCGACGGCAACAAGACCTTCATCACCAACGGTCCCTACGCCGACACGATCGTGTTCATCTGCAAGCTCGACGAGCCCGGGGTCGAGGCCAAGGACCGCAAGATCCTGCACTTCGTGCTCGATCGCGGCATGCCGGGCCTCGTGCAGTCGAAGCCGATGCGGAAGATGGGCCTGCACAGCTCGCCGACCGGGGAGCTGTTCCTCTCCGACGTCCAGGCGGGCCCGGAGCGGCTGCTCGGCGGGAGCGAGGAGCGCGCGGCCTCGGCCGGCAAGAGCGGCGCCAAGGACACCTTCTCGATGGAGCGCTCCGGCGTCGCGGCGATGGCGCTCGGCATCATCGAGCGCTGCCTCGAGCTCTCGGTCGACTACGCGAAGACGCGCGTCGCCTGGGGCCAGCCGATCGGCGAGTACCAGCTGATCCAGCTCAAGCTCGCCAAGATGGAGGTGGCGCGCACCAACGTCCGGAACATGGTCTTCCGCCACATCGAGATGGCGGGCGCCGGCAAGGGCATGTCCTTCGCCGAGGCCTCGGCGATGAAGCTCTACGCGGCGCAGGCGGCCGTGGAGGTGGCGCTCGAGGCGGTGCAGCTCTTCGGCGGCAACGGCTACATGGCCGAGTACCGGGTCGAGCAGCTCGCGCGCGACGCGAAGGTGCTCCAGATCTACGCCGGGACCGACGAGATGCAGGTGCGGGCGATCGCGCGGGCGCTGCTCTCGGCCTGACCGGCGGCGGCTGGCTCGCCCGCAGCGGCACGGCGCGGCCCCGCGCGTCGGCTACCCTCGCGCGCGCCGGCCCTCGCGAGAGCCGGCGCCGCCGAGGCGCGGCCCCCCGGCCCGAGGCTCCCCGGGGCTCAGGCCGTCGCGACCGGAGACGATGAGACCAGCATGGCGAGCCGGCAGCGCCCCCGGGTGAGCATCCGCCGCTTCCGCGGCGGCGAGGACCCGTTCCTCGAGCGCCGCGAGGCGCTGGCCGCCGTGACGCCCTACCTGGCGCTGGTGCGGGCGCCGCTCCACCCCGCGCCCCGCACCCGGCCCGGGGCGCAGCTCGTGGCCGCCACCTACAACGTGCACCGCTGGACGGCGCGGGGCGCGCGCGGCGAGCCGGACCCCGAGCGCGCCGCGTTCGTGATCTCGGAGCTCGGTGCCGACGTGCTGGCCCTCCAGGAGGTGGTGCGTCCCTTCGCCGGCGAGGACCCGCTGGTGCGGCTCGCCGACCGCCTGCGCCTGCACCTGGCCTTCGTGACCACCCGCATCCACCGCCTCGGCGAGCTCGGCAACGCGATCCTCTCGCGCTGGCCGATCGCGGGCGCCTCGCTGCTCGACCTCAACTTCTCGCGGCTCGAGCGCCGCACGGCGGTGGCCGCGCAGCTCGTGACCGAGGCGGGGCCCCTCTCGCTGGTGGCGACCCATCTCGCGATCGTCGACCGCACCCGCCACCGCCAGGTGCGCCACCTGCTCGACCACCCGCAGCTCCAGGGCCCCGTCGTGCTGATGGGCGACATGAACCTGTGGCGGACCAACGACAAGGCGGTGCGGGCGCTCGAGGAGGGCCTGCCGGCACACACCGAGATCGCGTGGCCGGCGAGCTTCCCGGCGGCCCGGCCGGTGCTCTCGCTCGACCGCATCTACGCGCGCGGCGCCAAGCTGGTCGAGGTCCGCTCGCACCAGACCGCGGCCGCCCGCCGCGCCTCCGACCACCTGCCCGTGGTCGCGCGGATCGAGCTGCTCTAGGCGGAGCGCTCGGAACCCTCGCCGGGGCCGCTCAAGGTGGCGCGAAACCGGCTCCGGACGGGTCCGACGGCGCGGGCGATGCCGCTTGCCCGGCTGCGGCCCCTTGCCCGGCTTCGGGGTGGGTGCGGACCACGTCTCCGCGCACCCGCCAGCCCTCCTGCCCGTAGAGCAGCGGGACGGCGAAGAACAGCCGGTCCACCTCGACGTCGACCAGCAGGTCGCCGTTGCCCCGCCGCAGCGCCTGCTCGACCGCCTCCGCGAGCGTCGGCGGATCGGTCCGGGTCGGCACCCAGAGGAAGTGCTGGGACAGCACCACCGCCTCGACGTCGCGCGTGCGCGAGGCCTCGTCGATCTGGTAGCCGAGCACGGGCGCGGTCCGGGTGGTGAGCGCCGCGAAGCGCCCGTGGGGCACGGTCTCGAGCGCGCAGCCGGCCCCGGCGAGCAGGCCGAGCGCCAGCCCTGCGAGGGCCCGCCCGGCCCTCACGGCGACTGCGCGCCGAGCAGGTCGACGACGTCGCCCCGCACCTCGAGGGTCGACACCCCGATCAGGAACCACCAGTCGATGGTGCGGACCTGCGCGCGCGCCATCACGTCGCCGCCGTGAGCGAGCAGCGCGTCCTCGACCGCGGTCTCGAGCCGCGGCGACTCGCCGGTCGGCAGGAACAACACCGACGTCACGCGCGTGTCGCTGCCGGTCACGTCACGCCGGATCGAGGCGTTGCGCAGGTCGACCTCGCGCAGGTCGAGCTCGACGGGCCGCGTGGCGGCGACGGCCAGCGTGCCCTGGTCCGTGATGCAGCCCGGCAGCGCGAGCAGCGCCGCGGCGGCGAGGGCGGAGAGGCGGGCGCTCGGCACGGCCGGCAGTGTACCCGCTCAGGGCTCGATCGCGTAGGTCACGGTCGTGGTGATCGAGAGCTCGACCTGGCCCGGCGCGATCGGCACGGGCGCGGACGCCTCCATGCGCGCGGCCCTCGGCATCGGGACGGGCGGTCCGCCGCCGGTCTCGTCGATGCGCAGCAGCCGCCCGAGGCGCACGCCGGCGCTCGCGGCGTAGAGCTCGGCCTTGCGCCGGGCGTCGGCGAGCGCGCGCTTGCGGGCCTCGTCGAGCAGCGGCGCGGGCTCGCCGACCGAGAACGCGACGCCGCCCACCTCGTTGGCGCCGGCGGCGACGAGCTGGTCCAGCACGCCCCCCACCCTCTCGACCCCGGCCACCCGCACCGTCACCTGGTTGGAGACGCGATAGCCGGTGATGCGCGGCTGCTCGGCCCGGCCGGCGCTCTCGGCGTACACCGGCCACACCGAGAAGCCGGAGGTCTGGACGTCCCGCTTCGCGATGCCCGCCGCCTCGAGCGCGGCGAGCACGCGCTCCATCGCCGTCCCGTTCGCGCGCACCGCCTCGGCGGCGCTCGGCGCCTCCGCCACGACGCCGGCCGAGAGGTGGCCGGTGTCGGGTGTCGCCGAGACCTCGCCGGTGCCCGACACGCGGATCGACGGGGTGTCGTCGGCGCGGGTGGGCGCGGGAGCCGCGAGCAGCACGACGAGGCAGAGCAGTCCGCGAGGGAGCATCGATTCCTCCGGGTTCCGTCGGGGTCGAACCGTAGCCGGCCGCGCAGGTTGCGGCCCGCGGCTCGCGACGAGACACTCGCTCCATGCGAAGCCGCCCCGGAGTCCCGCTGCTCCTCGCCGCGGCGCTCGGGGGCGCGCTCGCGCTCGCGGGCTGTACGTCGTTCCAGGCGATGCGCGCGTTCCAGCGCGGCACCGCGGCGCTCGACCGCGGTGAGGCCGCGCTCGCCGTCGGCGAGCTCGAGCGGGCGGCCGCCCTGGCGCCCGAGGCGTCGGCGGTGCAAAACCACCTCGGCATCGCCTACGAGGCGGCGGGCCGTCGCGAGGAGGCACGGCGCGCCTACGAGCGCGCCGTCGCCCTCGACTGCGAGAACGAGGCCGCCGGCCGCAACCTGGCCGCGCTGCGGGCGCAGGACACGAAGCCGCCGGCGGGCCCGGCGGGCTCCCGTGCGGCGGGCGCGCCATGAGCGGCGACGACGAGCGCGAGCGGCCGAAGCGCTCGTGGGCCGAGATCGACCGGCTGCGCGATCGACCCCGCGCGCGCCGCGACGAGCGGGCGCCGCGCGGGCCTGCCGCCAAGGCCCGCGCCCAGGCCGCGGCGAAGCAGTACCTGGCGGAGCTCGACCGGACGCTCTTCACGAAGGGTGCAGCGGGCGGCGCCGCCGGCGCCCGGCTCGCCGCCGCGGTGCGGGCGGCGCAGGGCAGCGCGGGGCTCGCCGACGCCTGTCGCGCGTACCTCGCGGCGATCGGGCCGCCCGCCGAGCCGGCGCTGCTCTCGGCCTTCCTCGATACCGGCGAGCGCGAGCTCCAGCGCAGCGCGCTGGCAGCGCTCGCCGAGGGGATCGCGGCGCGCGGGCTCACGCTCACGGCGGGCCTCCGGGCGCAGATCCGGACGCTCGCGGAGGGCCCCGACGACGAGCTCGCGGACGCCGCCGAGGCGGTCCTGCGCTGACGCAGCGCGACGCCTGCTCGGGCGCGGGCCAGAGGCTTCGCGCGCCGCGGCTCGCCCGGCAGGTCTGACGAGCGCGCCCTCATGCTCTACGTTCCTCGCATGGCGCACGATCTCGAGCGCGAGGCCCTCGCGCGCTACCTGGACGACCGCAGCCTGAAGCGCACCCGGCAGCGGGAGGCGATCCTCGAGGTGTTCCTCGACGTGATCGGGCACATCTCGAGCGAGGACCTCTATCAGCGGGTCCGCGAGAAGTACCCCGGCATCGGCTACACCACTGTGTACCGGACGATGAAGATCTTCTGCGAGGCGGGGCTCGCCGTGGAACGCGCCTTCGAGGACGGGGTCACCCGCTACGAGATCCCCCACGAGCACCACGACCACCTGGTCTGCACGCGCTGCGGGCGGATCGTCGAGTTCGAGTGCCGCATGATCGAGTCGGCGCAGGACCAGATCGCGCTCGAGTACGGGTTCCGGCTGCTGCGCCATCGCCACGAGCTCTACGGGCACTGTCCCGACTGTCGCGGGGCGTGACCCCGGCGCCGGCTGCAGCCCTGCGCGCGTCGGCAGGCGAAGCCGGCGAACGCTTGCTCGTCCTGACGGGACGGCTCGACGTCGAGTCGACCGCGCGGCTGTGGAGCGAGGCGCTGGCAGTGGCGCGCGCGGCGCGCGGCCGGCCGCTGGTGGTGGACGCCGCCGGGGTCGACTACTGCGACGGCTCCGGCGCGGCGCTGCTGGCGGCCCTCGAGCACGAGGCCGGCCAGGGCGGCGGCGGCTTCGCGCTGCGCGGGCTGCGCGACGACCTGCGCCGGCTCGTCGCGCTCGTGGCGCCGGGCCCGCCGCACGGGGAGGCGCCCGCCCGCCCCGCGCCGGTGATCGCACGGCTCGGGCGCGCGACACTCGCGGCGCTCGCCGACGGCCGGCGCTTCGTCGCCTTCGTCGGCGAGACCGTGCTCGCGCTCGCCTTCGTGCTGCGCCACCCCGGGAAGCTCCGCCTCGGCGAGACGCTGCTCGTCGCAGAGCGCGCGGGCGTCGGCGCGATCCCGATCGTCGCGGGTGTCGGCTTCCTGCTCGGGCTGATCCTCGCCTTCCAGGGCGCGATCCCGATGCGGCGCTTCGCGGCCGAGATCTTCGTCGCCGACCTGCTCGGCCTCTCGCTCCTGCGCGAGCTCGGGCCGCTGATGGCGTCGATCCTGCTGGCCGCGCGCTCGGGCTCCGCCTTCGCGGCCGAGATCGGCACCATGAAGGTCAACGAGGAGATCGACGCGCTCACCACCATGGGCCTCGATCCGGTGCGCTTCCTGGTCGTGCCGCGCGTGGTGGCCGCCGTCGCCGTCGTGCCGGCCCTCGCCATGCTGACCAGCCTGGCCGGCCTGCTCGGCGGGCTGCTCGTGTACGTGTCGCTGGGCTTCCCGCCGGTCACCTACC
Above is a window of Deltaproteobacteria bacterium DNA encoding:
- the greB gene encoding transcription elongation factor GreB — encoded protein: MPEARRYITPEGYERLRAELERLWREERPRVTREVSEAAAHGDRSENAEYIYGKKRLREIDRRIEFLGKRLEELTIVEPRSDSPDRVYFGAWVKLEDADGAVSEFRLVGPDEFDAASGRISMDSPIGRALLGRAEGDAFTLERPKGPVTYVVIEIRYGPGAEG
- a CDS encoding ATP-binding domain-containing protein: MPHPVVLQELRLLEDVLRALAEEPGRDDAAEESIVRELERVRALLLSGEEQKDRLALLEQWDRGSALLRQLRASRATPRVNRSSPYFAHMRLLEDGRTRDVCLGRATCVRSGVRIVDWRNAPISRLFYRYRQGESYEEELAGRVVSGEVAARRTVAIRGGLLERVDAPEGSWVRAPGAARTPGSDEAWKQVAERAPRLSGGAGSALRARGVAPGARRLGTDPGGAAQRADKHLPEIAGLLDPAQFDLISRPGPGCLVVRGSAGSGKTTVALHRIAYLAYDEPRIDSPDTVFLTLSPALCDYVGTLLPSLGIGRVRVETFPEWAARHRRRLFPRLPTTHRIDTPDAVRRLKQHPAIGRVLAAQVARTPGPAAVEQALDDWASALTDAALLGTLLDPPLAAGDLRAAVDWCRVRQEELFAFLEGEEEAVAEIDAEDDALLLRAWQLRVGPIPAGAPGGGASSSARPASAPGALRYRHVAVDEAQDWAAIELHVVAGCLAEPASLTLAGDPHQRIASPFAAADWETLATELGLPSAEVETLRTSYRSTAEIMGFARAVLGPLWEDDAPPRAVRSGPPVEVFAFADSGACVAFLADALRQLVREEPLASVAILAPDADQAALYYDGLETSEVPRLRRVEAGRFAFAPGIEVAEIEQARGLEFDYVVLVDVSAASFADTPRSRRLFHVGATRAIHQLWVTHAGPGSPLLET
- a CDS encoding lytic transglycosylase domain-containing protein; amino-acid sequence: MTIDPRRRRRWDPLRPPVAAGLAAILAIGLGAPIAARAADLSDLVEQALQERRDRDDAPAVRPGREEVARNWDAFLTVVIKRAGHDAPPGALRDQLLGVLIEERHHVVSMLTDATVDGPELMRSVFESSWEQLSPLLQQVAATLPEDSARRYAQFIEAGELMRAAERLGVARDLAGSPESLRKLAEMLLGDEGRDPLHYDTAVDPELRRIFGFGEPLAPPATSPLLGPAPAPPSSARLAPFSPLAALADWLVPQAWAAPQPAGERSLLVARLNTWIPGREQEVREYVPLVHDLLRLTVDDALGPAVAEADATAARVYPDLVIATAWQESCWRQFVRSKEGVQPLVSPAGSVGLMQINGRVWRGLYDPAGLEGDIGYNGRAGAEILWHYLRDFALPAGEHLGPGGADNLARATYAAYNGGPGHLARYRKAKTSAHLKEIDQEFWRKYQGVRKGEQAPMLSCYPTER
- a CDS encoding DUF423 domain-containing protein; this translates as MRGWLAAAALFGLTAVAAGAFGAHGLRARVPLEQVASWQTAAHYQLLHAVALLALALLGSSGGRALGPAPWLFAAGMLLFSGSIYLLVLGGPRWLGPLTPLGGLCLMAGWASLPWLARAR
- a CDS encoding Rap1a/Tai family immunity protein, with product MRHRLVPVRSPAPPRAVLLGLVFVLLPLATSAALTEDDFFVKSAQDLVDICSSPESDPLNDAADHFCQGFVVGAWQYHQAQAAGPKGVRLACPPDPPPTRNEVVTGFVAWAGKHPEHMAEPAVDTLFRYLVELAPCPGAEKGGAQ
- a CDS encoding glycine zipper domain-containing protein, translated to MLVAPILVLVLAAGGCAGLSETEQRTLTGGAGGAAAGAVIGALAGNAGLGAAIGGAVGAGGGFLYGRGVEAGQRRQ
- a CDS encoding acyl-CoA dehydrogenase family protein; protein product: MIEWSESHQMIRDAVRKFVEAEVVPRIDELEHGDAPPYEVLRKLFRTFGMDELARQGFRQRIERERRAEAARAGGETPAEEERKPRAEGADAAAMQMIPIIELCRYCPGLVTAMGVSVGLTAAAILGKGTVAQKERWALPLLTLEKIGAWAITEPASGSDAFGAMRATARRDGDGYRLDGNKTFITNGPYADTIVFICKLDEPGVEAKDRKILHFVLDRGMPGLVQSKPMRKMGLHSSPTGELFLSDVQAGPERLLGGSEERAASAGKSGAKDTFSMERSGVAAMALGIIERCLELSVDYAKTRVAWGQPIGEYQLIQLKLAKMEVARTNVRNMVFRHIEMAGAGKGMSFAEASAMKLYAAQAAVEVALEAVQLFGGNGYMAEYRVEQLARDAKVLQIYAGTDEMQVRAIARALLSA
- a CDS encoding endonuclease/exonuclease/phosphatase family protein, producing the protein MASRQRPRVSIRRFRGGEDPFLERREALAAVTPYLALVRAPLHPAPRTRPGAQLVAATYNVHRWTARGARGEPDPERAAFVISELGADVLALQEVVRPFAGEDPLVRLADRLRLHLAFVTTRIHRLGELGNAILSRWPIAGASLLDLNFSRLERRTAVAAQLVTEAGPLSLVATHLAIVDRTRHRQVRHLLDHPQLQGPVVLMGDMNLWRTNDKAVRALEEGLPAHTEIAWPASFPAARPVLSLDRIYARGAKLVEVRSHQTAAARRASDHLPVVARIELL
- a CDS encoding SIMPL domain-containing protein produces the protein MLPRGLLCLVVLLAAPAPTRADDTPSIRVSGTGEVSATPDTGHLSAGVVAEAPSAAEAVRANGTAMERVLAALEAAGIAKRDVQTSGFSVWPVYAESAGRAEQPRITGYRVSNQVTVRVAGVERVGGVLDQLVAAGANEVGGVAFSVGEPAPLLDEARKRALADARRKAELYAASAGVRLGRLLRIDETGGGPPVPMPRAARMEASAPVPIAPGQVELSITTTVTYAIEP
- a CDS encoding tetratricopeptide repeat protein, translating into MRSRPGVPLLLAAALGGALALAGCTSFQAMRAFQRGTAALDRGEAALAVGELERAAALAPEASAVQNHLGIAYEAAGRREEARRAYERAVALDCENEAAGRNLAALRAQDTKPPAGPAGSRAAGAP
- a CDS encoding transcriptional repressor, which gives rise to MLYVPRMAHDLEREALARYLDDRSLKRTRQREAILEVFLDVIGHISSEDLYQRVREKYPGIGYTTVYRTMKIFCEAGLAVERAFEDGVTRYEIPHEHHDHLVCTRCGRIVEFECRMIESAQDQIALEYGFRLLRHRHELYGHCPDCRGA